In a genomic window of Salvelinus fontinalis isolate EN_2023a chromosome 7, ASM2944872v1, whole genome shotgun sequence:
- the LOC129859641 gene encoding metalloreductase STEAP3-like isoform X3: MSARQKYTDVKKRAQDRMPHEEMKKPLILGGASPRHLKTSISDPGTPLVGILGTGDFSRSLATRLVASGYRVVVGSRNPKRCASLFPEEAEVTTQHQAATQADLVFVALFPEHYSTLAGLREPLVGKTLVDVSNGTKINRDKQSYAEQLANIFPESNVVKAFNVISAWSLQTGPRDGSRQVLICSDSSRAKSAVLQICRSLGFIPVDMGRLSSAQEIENTPLYLFPSWRVPCLSTLGLFFFFYAYNFLRDVVHPYATAGKSTFYKIPVEVVNVTLPSVALVTLALVYLPGLVAAFLQLSWGTKYRRFPNWLDRWLQQRKQLGLCAFLCAALHAVYSLCLPMRRSARYNLLNAAFKQVKAVQEDSWVEEEVWRMELYLSIGILALGLLSLLAISSLPTVGNSLNWREFSFIQG, translated from the exons ATGAGCGCAAGACAAAAATACACAGACGTCAAGAAACGAG CTCAGGACAGGATGCCCCATGAGGAGATGAAGAAGCCTCTTATACTTGGTGGTGCCAGCCCCAGACACCTCAAAACCTCAATTTCCGATCCAGGTACCCCCTTGGTTGGCATCCTGGGCACAGGTGACTTCTCCCGCTCCTTAGCCACCAGGCTGGTAGCCTCTGGGTACCGGGTGGTGGTGGGCAGCCGCAACCCCAAGCGCTGTGCCTCCCTCTTTCCCGAGGAGGCTGAGGTGACCACCCAGCACCAGGCTGCCACCCAGGCCGACCTGGTGTTCGTGGCCCTCTTCCCCGAGCACTACTCCACCCTGGCTGGGCTGAGGGAGCCGCTAGTGGGGAAGACTCTGGTGGATGTTAGTAATGGTACTAAGATCAACAGGGATAAGCAGTCCTATGCGGAGCAGCTGGCCAATATCTTCCCAGAGAGCAATGTGGTGAAGGCCTTCAATGTGATCTCGGCCTGGAGCCTGCAGACGGGGCCAAGGGACGGCAGCAGACAG GTGCTGATTTGCAGTGACAGTAGTAGGGCCAAGAGCGCTGTACTCCAGATCTGCCGCAGTCTTGGCTTCATCCCTGTTGACATGGGCCGCCTCTCCTCTGCCCAGGAGATAGAGAACACCCCCCTGTACCTCTTTCCCTCGTGGCGCGTCCCATGTCTCTCCACCCTcggcctcttcttcttcttctacgcCTACAACTTCCTTCGTGACGTCGTCCACCCGTACGCCACGGCAGGGAAGAGCACATTCTACAAAATTCCGGTGGAGGTGGTAAACGTGACACTCCCCTCTGTGGCCTTGGTGACCCTGGCTCTGGTCTACCTGCCCGGTCTCGTGGCTGCCTTCCTGCAGCTGTCGTGGGGCACCAAGTACAGGCGTTTCCCCAACTGGTTGGATCGCTGGCTGCAGCAGCGGAAGCAGTTGGGCCTCTGTGCCTTCCTCTGCGCAGCGCTGCACGCCGTCTACAGCCTGTGTTTGCCCATGCGCAGGTCTGCTCGCTACAATCTGCTCAACGCTGCCTTCAAACAG GTGAAGGCAGTCCAGGAAGACTcgtgggtagaggaggaggtgtggaggaTGGAGCTGTATCTGTCTATAGGCATCCTGGCCCTGGGCCTGCTCTCTCTGCTGGCTATCTCCTCACTGCCCACCGTGGGCAACTCGCTCAACTGGAGGGAGTTCAGCTTTATACAG GGATGA